The following are encoded together in the Longimicrobium sp. genome:
- a CDS encoding metal-sensitive transcriptional regulator has product MATNIGEGATEADAATCGCGCGTGGEGDRHAVAVDGAIKDRNLKRLRRIEGQVRGLQRMVEEDRYCADIMTQIASVHEALRSVGRELMRNHLKHCAAGAITGGGDGAEKMYDELIDMMYKNVR; this is encoded by the coding sequence ATGGCGACGAACATCGGCGAGGGAGCGACGGAGGCGGATGCCGCCACTTGCGGCTGCGGGTGCGGCACGGGTGGCGAGGGCGACCGGCACGCCGTCGCGGTGGACGGCGCCATCAAGGACCGCAATCTCAAGCGCCTGCGGCGCATCGAGGGCCAGGTGCGCGGCCTTCAGCGGATGGTGGAAGAAGACCGCTACTGCGCCGACATCATGACCCAGATCGCCTCCGTGCACGAGGCGCTGCGCAGCGTAGGTCGCGAGCTGATGCGCAACCACCTGAAGCACTGCGCCGCCGGCGCCATCACGGGCGGCGGCGACGGTGCCGAGAAGATGTACGACGAGCTGATCGACATGATGTACAAGAACGTCCGCTAG
- the trxA gene encoding thioredoxin gives MSADTTKAGVLEVTDQTFAAEVEGAEGLVLVDFGAAWCGPCRMMDPAVKQIAGDYAGRVKVAKVDTDANLQVSTRFNIRSLPTFLLFRDGKVVDQVIGAVPRQAIENKLAALL, from the coding sequence ATGAGCGCTGATACGACGAAGGCGGGCGTGCTGGAGGTGACGGACCAGACCTTCGCGGCCGAAGTGGAGGGTGCAGAAGGGCTGGTGCTCGTGGACTTCGGCGCCGCGTGGTGCGGGCCGTGCCGGATGATGGACCCGGCGGTCAAGCAGATCGCCGGCGACTACGCCGGTCGGGTGAAGGTGGCCAAGGTGGATACCGACGCCAACCTGCAGGTGAGCACGCGCTTCAACATCCGGTCGCTGCCTACTTTCCTGCTCTTCCGCGACGGCAAGGTGGTAGACCAGGTGATCGGCGCCGTGCCGCGGCAGGCCATCGAGAACAAGCTGGCGGCGCTGCTGTAG
- a CDS encoding heavy metal translocating P-type ATPase, with product MQSTHEHHTHAGTPPTPSTTRPAAGKVTIPVSGMTCAACSGRVQRALEKQPGVQAAAVNLMTKNATVHFDPGATSPEALVDTIRGTGYGADLARDDQTAFQEQEAQDRAQDEEFRELRTKALASFAVAMIAMVASMPLMAADAHAGHGATVDPFMRWAMAWMNPALSSALPWLYQLPRGVIAYGLLALTVGIMAWAGRHFYTRAWAAFRHHSADMNTLIAVGTGAAFVYSVAATVAPGFFIARGVQPDVYYEAVVFIIALILMGNAMEARAKRQTSSALRALANLQPKTARVLRAGAEADVPVDEVLHGDLVLVRPGERIPVDGQVASGQSAVDESMLTGESLPVQKGPGDRVIGGTINRTGAFRYTATTLGADSVLSQIVKLMRDAQGSRAPIQRLADRISAIFVPVVLSIAIATFVVWFVAADAAPGVRAFAAAVAVLIIACPCAMGLAVPTAVMVATGKGAEAGVLIKGGEALQRARDVRTVVLDKTGTVTEGRPTVTELMLASGSPVASEGELLRLVASVEASSEHPLADAIVNRAKELGLALSDAESFQSVTGRGALGVVDGRAVAIGNALLMSDYSISADPLREDAQRLAGEGKTPMYVAVDGQLAGLVAVADPIKPSSRAAIARMKRMGLQVVMLTGDNRATAEAVARQAGIDRVVAEVLPEGKVAEIKRLQEGGQVVAMVGDGINDAPALAQADVGIAIGTGTDVAMEASDVTLMRGDLGGVAAAIHLSRRTMRTMKQNLFWAFIYNVVGIPIAAGLLYPVWGLLLSPILASAAMAFSSVSVVANSLRLRGVKLA from the coding sequence ATGCAGAGCACTCACGAGCACCACACGCATGCCGGGACACCGCCGACGCCGTCGACGACGCGGCCGGCGGCCGGCAAGGTGACGATTCCCGTCAGCGGAATGACGTGCGCCGCCTGCTCCGGCCGCGTGCAGCGGGCGCTGGAGAAGCAGCCCGGCGTGCAGGCCGCGGCCGTGAACCTGATGACGAAGAACGCCACGGTTCACTTCGACCCGGGCGCCACCTCGCCCGAGGCGCTGGTGGATACCATCCGCGGCACCGGCTACGGCGCCGACCTGGCCCGCGACGACCAGACCGCGTTCCAAGAGCAGGAGGCGCAGGACCGCGCGCAGGACGAGGAGTTCCGCGAGCTGCGGACCAAGGCGCTCGCCAGCTTCGCCGTGGCGATGATCGCGATGGTCGCCTCCATGCCGCTGATGGCGGCGGACGCACACGCGGGGCACGGGGCCACGGTAGACCCGTTCATGCGCTGGGCGATGGCGTGGATGAACCCCGCGCTTTCCAGTGCCCTGCCCTGGCTGTACCAGCTTCCCCGCGGCGTGATCGCCTACGGGCTGCTGGCGCTGACGGTGGGGATCATGGCGTGGGCCGGGCGGCACTTCTACACGCGGGCCTGGGCCGCTTTCCGCCACCACTCGGCCGACATGAACACGCTGATCGCGGTCGGCACGGGGGCGGCGTTCGTCTACTCCGTGGCGGCTACAGTGGCGCCGGGCTTCTTCATCGCCCGCGGCGTGCAGCCCGACGTGTACTACGAGGCGGTGGTCTTCATCATCGCGCTCATCCTGATGGGCAACGCCATGGAGGCGCGCGCCAAGCGGCAGACCTCGTCGGCCCTGCGCGCGCTGGCCAACCTGCAGCCGAAGACCGCGCGCGTCCTCCGCGCTGGCGCCGAGGCCGACGTGCCGGTGGACGAGGTGCTGCACGGCGACCTGGTGCTGGTGCGCCCCGGCGAGCGCATTCCCGTGGATGGCCAGGTGGCCTCCGGGCAGAGCGCCGTGGACGAGTCGATGCTCACCGGCGAGTCGCTGCCGGTGCAGAAGGGCCCGGGCGACCGGGTGATCGGCGGTACCATCAACCGCACGGGCGCGTTCCGCTACACGGCGACCACGCTGGGCGCGGACAGCGTGCTGTCGCAGATCGTAAAGCTGATGCGCGACGCGCAGGGCTCGCGGGCGCCCATCCAGCGGCTGGCGGACCGCATCAGCGCCATCTTCGTTCCCGTGGTCCTTTCCATCGCCATCGCCACCTTCGTCGTCTGGTTCGTGGCGGCTGACGCGGCACCCGGGGTCCGCGCCTTCGCCGCGGCGGTGGCGGTGCTGATCATCGCCTGCCCCTGCGCCATGGGGCTGGCCGTACCCACGGCCGTGATGGTGGCCACGGGCAAGGGTGCCGAAGCCGGCGTGCTGATCAAGGGCGGCGAGGCGCTGCAGCGGGCACGCGACGTCCGCACGGTGGTGCTCGACAAGACGGGAACCGTCACCGAGGGGCGCCCTACGGTCACGGAGCTGATGCTGGCTTCTGGATCGCCCGTCGCGAGCGAGGGCGAGCTGCTGCGGCTGGTGGCGTCGGTGGAGGCGTCGTCCGAGCACCCGCTGGCGGACGCCATCGTCAATCGCGCGAAGGAGCTGGGGCTGGCGCTTTCGGACGCGGAGAGCTTCCAGTCCGTCACCGGGCGCGGCGCGCTGGGCGTGGTGGATGGGCGCGCGGTGGCCATCGGAAACGCGCTGCTGATGTCGGACTACTCCATATCCGCCGACCCGCTGCGCGAGGATGCGCAGCGGCTGGCGGGTGAGGGAAAGACGCCGATGTACGTGGCGGTCGACGGACAGCTCGCCGGCCTGGTCGCCGTCGCCGATCCCATCAAGCCGTCCTCAAGAGCCGCCATCGCGCGGATGAAGCGGATGGGGCTGCAGGTGGTGATGCTCACCGGCGACAACCGCGCGACCGCCGAGGCCGTCGCCCGGCAGGCGGGGATCGACCGCGTGGTGGCCGAGGTGCTGCCCGAGGGCAAGGTGGCGGAGATCAAGCGGCTGCAGGAGGGGGGACAGGTCGTGGCGATGGTGGGCGATGGCATCAACGACGCTCCCGCGCTGGCCCAGGCCGACGTGGGCATCGCCATCGGCACGGGGACGGACGTGGCGATGGAGGCCAGCGACGTCACCCTGATGCGCGGCGACCTGGGCGGCGTGGCGGCGGCCATCCACCTGTCGCGCCGGACGATGAGGACCATGAAGCAGAACCTGTTCTGGGCCTTCATCTACAACGTCGTCGGCATTCCCATCGCCGCCGGGCTGCTGTACCCGGTGTGGGGGCTGCTGCTGAGCCCCATCCTGGCCAGCGCGGCGATGGCGTTCAGCTCGGTGAGCGTGGTGGCCAACAGCCTGCGCCTGCGTGGCGTAAAGCTGGCCTGA
- a CDS encoding cupredoxin domain-containing protein — translation MNATEWMVVVGGLAAIVWVNWYFFLAGRTTAEAAVGAAGVQQVTITVQGGYQPAHVKVKQGAPVRLVFDRQETSGCSEEVVFPDFGIRKFLPAHKQTTVEITPERAGSYEFTCGMSMLRGKLTVE, via the coding sequence ATGAACGCCACCGAGTGGATGGTGGTGGTGGGCGGGCTGGCCGCCATCGTTTGGGTCAACTGGTACTTCTTTCTCGCGGGTCGCACCACGGCGGAGGCAGCCGTCGGTGCGGCGGGCGTGCAGCAGGTGACCATCACCGTGCAGGGTGGCTACCAGCCCGCGCACGTGAAGGTGAAGCAGGGGGCGCCCGTGCGGCTGGTGTTCGATCGGCAGGAGACTTCCGGGTGCTCGGAGGAAGTGGTCTTTCCCGACTTCGGCATCCGCAAGTTCCTGCCGGCGCACAAGCAGACCACCGTCGAGATCACGCCCGAGCGCGCGGGCAGCTACGAGTTCACCTGCGGCATGAGCATGCTTCGCGGCAAGCTCACGGTCGAGTAG
- a CDS encoding heavy-metal-associated domain-containing protein: MMERLTLEIDGMSCGHCVGAVRRALEGIDGVQVESVRVGEASLQYDPRTVTTDAIASAIADEGYQPRGA; encoded by the coding sequence ATGATGGAGAGGCTGACGCTGGAAATCGACGGGATGAGCTGCGGGCACTGCGTGGGAGCGGTCAGGCGCGCGCTGGAGGGAATCGACGGGGTGCAGGTGGAGAGCGTTCGCGTGGGCGAGGCATCCTTGCAATACGATCCGCGTACCGTCACCACGGATGCAATCGCCTCGGCCATCGCGGACGAGGGCTATCAGCCGCGAGGTGCGTGA
- a CDS encoding ribonuclease D, whose product MDYTTIDTPEALRELAQTLRAEPLLGVDTEAAGYHRYFDRLSLLQVSSRTQNWLVDPLAVEDLSPLKDVLEDPSIEKIFHDADYDLRILDRDAGMGISGLFDTQIAAAFLGERALGLGTIVEKHLGIKLPKEFQRADWAERPLSEGMKQYAATDTAHLPDLRDRLKAALEQMGRLHWAQEEFLRREGTRWTEPEDGKEAFMRIKGARDLAPRGLAILRELHAWREGVARERDQATFRILGNQALLEMSAAPPGSMRDLPSVTGISEGLAQRRGRDILAAVQRGLDVPEDQLPRWPRGQRFERDPEQEARFEALRDARTRLADQLNLDAGFLIPRATLEEIARAQPRTIDELAQVPGVRTWQVEAVGQGLLKAINRG is encoded by the coding sequence ATGGACTACACGACCATCGATACCCCCGAGGCACTTCGCGAGCTGGCGCAGACGCTACGCGCGGAACCGCTGCTGGGCGTAGACACCGAAGCCGCCGGCTACCACCGCTACTTCGACCGGCTGAGCCTGCTGCAGGTTTCGTCGCGGACGCAGAACTGGCTGGTGGATCCGCTCGCCGTCGAGGACCTGTCGCCGCTGAAGGACGTGCTGGAAGATCCCTCGATCGAAAAGATCTTTCACGACGCCGACTACGACCTGCGCATCCTGGACCGCGACGCCGGGATGGGCATCTCGGGGCTGTTCGACACGCAGATCGCCGCCGCCTTTCTGGGCGAGCGCGCCCTGGGGCTGGGCACCATCGTCGAGAAGCACCTGGGGATCAAGCTTCCCAAGGAGTTCCAGCGCGCCGACTGGGCCGAGCGCCCGCTGTCGGAGGGGATGAAGCAGTACGCCGCCACCGACACGGCGCACCTTCCCGACCTGCGCGACCGCCTGAAGGCGGCGCTGGAGCAGATGGGCCGGCTGCACTGGGCGCAAGAGGAGTTCCTGCGCCGCGAGGGCACGCGCTGGACGGAGCCGGAAGACGGCAAGGAAGCGTTCATGCGCATCAAGGGCGCGCGCGACCTGGCGCCGCGCGGCCTGGCCATCCTTCGCGAGCTTCACGCGTGGCGCGAGGGCGTGGCGCGCGAGCGCGACCAGGCCACCTTCCGCATCCTGGGCAACCAGGCGCTGCTGGAAATGAGCGCCGCGCCGCCGGGAAGCATGCGCGACCTGCCTTCCGTCACCGGCATTTCCGAAGGGCTGGCGCAGCGCCGCGGGCGCGACATCCTGGCCGCCGTGCAGCGAGGCCTTGACGTTCCCGAAGACCAGCTTCCGCGCTGGCCGCGGGGACAGCGGTTCGAGCGCGACCCCGAGCAGGAGGCCCGCTTCGAGGCCCTGCGCGACGCCCGCACCCGCCTGGCCGACCAGCTGAACCTGGACGCGGGATTCCTGATTCCACGCGCCACGCTCGAAGAAATCGCCCGGGCGCAGCCCCGCACCATCGACGAGCTGGCGCAGGTGCCCGGCGTGCGCACCTGGCAGGTAGAGGCGGTGGGCCAGGGCCTGCTGAAAGCCATCAACCGCGGCTGA
- a CDS encoding oxidative damage protection protein produces the protein MEADAPGGRLTNTNNRPTQMADVTCARCGETRAGMPFAPFNNDLGKRIHASICQECWALWLKQQTMLINHNGLNVRDPEAKTFLYDQTEKFLFRSGDAEEVDTSKQGTIQW, from the coding sequence ATGGAAGCTGATGCGCCCGGCGGGCGCCTGACCAACACGAACAACAGACCGACTCAGATGGCCGACGTCACCTGCGCGCGCTGCGGAGAAACCAGGGCGGGAATGCCGTTCGCGCCGTTCAACAACGACCTGGGCAAGCGCATCCACGCCTCCATCTGCCAGGAGTGCTGGGCCCTGTGGCTCAAGCAGCAGACGATGCTGATCAACCACAACGGCCTGAACGTGCGCGACCCCGAGGCCAAGACGTTCCTGTACGACCAGACGGAGAAGTTCCTCTTCCGGAGCGGCGACGCCGAAGAGGTAGACACCAGCAAGCAGGGCACCATCCAGTGGTGA